One genomic region from Pempheris klunzingeri isolate RE-2024b chromosome 4, fPemKlu1.hap1, whole genome shotgun sequence encodes:
- the mrap gene encoding melanocortin-2 receptor accessory protein, whose product MENSTSAAPYEWEYYYDYLDPVIVEASKLEYNKYSIVIIFWIIMAAFVGFLFLSLKLMSFSGNLPRSHRSKLRGSHSPPSALPEDESE is encoded by the exons ATGGAGAACTCAACCAGTGCTGCTCCCTACGAATGGGAATACTACTATGATTACCTTGATCCTGTGATTGTGGAGGCGAGCAAGCTGGAATACAATAAAT attcaATTGTTATAATATTTTGGATAATCATGGCTGCCTTTGTGGGATTTCTCTTTCTCAGTTTGAAACTAATGTCTTTCAGTGGAAACTTGCCAAG GAGTCACAGATCCAAACTCAGAGGAAGTCACAGTCCACCGTCTGCTTTACCTGAAGACGAATCTGAATGA